TTTTCATTCTTCCTGACATGTTCTGCAGATCAACGCCAACCAAGATCAGTCCCGACTTTCgcacaaatttattttgtttgtaaaaagaACCGATTTTAACCTTCTAGCCGTGGACCTGTATAATCTCAGTAGGGACCCTCTCCAAGGTCTGAACAGTACAACAGAAATTGGGCTTCTGGCTCAGCGTCCATGTTACTGACAAAAACGCcgatttcttttttgctttgtttcgctctgttttgttttagttcATTTACCTGGCGTATTGTTAGTTTTGGAAGAGGGGTAGGATGGTTAGCAACAGCACAACGGAGGAAGCAATCGATGCACTCCAATTTTTTACACGGATCACGTCCGGCCAATTTCCAACATAGCTTTCCTGTCGTGATACAAGGTGCCTGCAATTAAACAAATGACTATCATGAAACATGATGGATGCAAGTCTTGATGATTTCCTGCCTACCAGACGGACCACTTACTGAGAACACGAGTCTTTGGGTCTCCCCATGTGAACAATGACTGGGAGCTTTCAACAAGAAGTTGGTCAAGGAATCGAAGGAATCCTATTACATTGTATTACAAAATAATGCTATTACAAATCCCATACTCAATTTCAAGTAGAATTGACTATTCTTGCCCTATTGAATGCCCTGTTTCATGGGCTCAACTGGTTGAGAACCCAAATGTGAAGCAATTAAGGGCACGAGGGATTCCCCAAGACTTTCACAGAATTAAACGCCTAACAAAAATCGATCTTTTCGTGTATCTTAAGCCTAACCGGAAAACTTCCCCATTTCGGGCGGACCCTTCAGTATAAAACAATATTGAAAGTCCCACCATCCAAAATTAAAGCAGTAAATTAGCCCTAAATTAGAAATTTCGTCACTCACTTCCAAGCCTTTGAATTAAAGTTGCAACTCTCACTTACAACTCTTTGAACCTAATCTCACATCGGCCTTACTTATGCTTCTCCTGCAGCCTGCATGTTCTGTTTTCTGTGTTTCTTAGCATATCCATTTTTGATCAAATAAACTCGCTCTACGCATGCTTACCAAAAAGGCCGGTGAATCCGCCCGCTCGTCGGCTGCTGGTAGAGTATCCTCTGGGAGTCCGTTGTCTCTCAAGACCTGTGCCATTCTCTCATCGTGACGCTCGTCCAGGAACTGAAATACGGCTTTGTTGAAAGGCATCTGGAGCTCTTCAGCGAAGGCATAAGTCGCGCAGGCGCCCAGGAGGAGAACAGCTATGAACGTCTTCATTGTGTCTTC
The genomic region above belongs to Porites lutea chromosome 12, jaPorLute2.1, whole genome shotgun sequence and contains:
- the LOC140954000 gene encoding uncharacterized protein — its product is MKTFIAVLLLGACATYAFAEELQMPFNKAVFQFLDERHDERMAQVLRDNGLPEDTLPAADERADSPAFLAPCITTGKLCWKLAGRDPCKKLECIDCFLRCAVANHPTPLPKLTIRQKGCLALLYLCRKHSPSCAGELCCFVRIKRCFKASGH